The Bacteroidota bacterium genomic interval GGCGCAGGTTAACATAGCCTTCCGATTTTAACCGGTTAAATTCGGCGATCAACACAATTCCATTTAACACAGCAACGCCAAACAAAGCTATAAACCCTACACCTGCACTGATACTAAATGGAAGGCCTCTCAATGCGAGGAAGAAAACACCACCGATAGCTGACAGTGGTATTGCGGAATAGATCAACAAACCCTGTTTAACAGAATTGAAAGCGAAAAACAAAAGCAGGAAAATAAGAACAAGTGAAACCGGAACAGCGATCAGCAATCGCTGTCGGGCGGCATTAAGATTTTCAAAAGCCCCGCCATACGTCAGATAATACCCGGAAGGGAACCTGATCTGCCGGTCAACCTTTTGCTGCAATTCGGTTACAATACTTTGTACATCACGCCCTCTTACATTAAAACCGATTATGATGCGGCGCTTTGCATCTTCACGCTGTATCTGGTTAGGACCATTCCGGATCTCTGTTTTTGCCAATTGATATAAAGGAATTTGAACGCCATTTGGCGCAGGTATTAAAAGGTTCCTCACATCTTCCAGGTCTTTCCTCCTGTCCGTATTCAATCGCACCACAATGTCAAAACGCTTTTCTCCGTCAAACAAAAGGCCTGTACTTTGTCCGGCGAAAGCTGTATTTATTACCCTGTTCACATCGGCAATTGTCAAATGATATTGTGCGATCGCAGCCCTGTTATATTCAACTATCACCTGGGGCATTCCCGTTACAGATTCAACATACAGGTTTTTCGCTCCTTCAACAGTATTGATCAGACCACCTAATTTTTGTGCATACAATGCAAGTGTGTCCAGGTTCTCTCCGAAAATCTTACAAACCACATCCTGCCGTGCTCCGGTCATTAATTCATTAAACCGCATTTGTACCGGAAATTGAAAACTCGCAGTAATTCCCGGGATATCTTCCAACGCGCCACCCATCTTCTCAGCCAATTCATTGAATGTTTTAGCCGACTTCCATTCACTTTTGTCTTTCAATATTACCATCATATCGCTTGCTTCCATGGGCATTGGGTCTGTTGGCACTTCACCGCTCCCGATCTTGGTAACCACTTTTTCCACTTCCGGGAAGCGTGTTTTTAATATATGAGCGGCTTTCTGTGTATTTTCAATGGTGGTTTTCAAATTACTTCCGGTAAGTACCCTGGTATCAACCGCAAAGTCGCCTTCTTCCAAAGCAGGAATAAACTCACCGCCTAAAAAAGTAAGCGTAATTACAGCCGAAATGAATAGCGTAATTACTGTAGTTAAAACAACAACAGGGCGACGCAACACTTTACTCAAAGCTTTTTGATAAATGCGTTCAATACTACTCATTAATCTATCCGATACATTAGGTTTGTGCTTTGTCTTTTTACTTAAAAACAACGCACTCATCATCGGAATATAAGTAAGCGAAAGCGTAAATGCTCCGAGCAACGCAAAAGCTACCGTTTGCGCCATTGGCCTGAACATTTTACCCTCTATTCCCTGCAAAGCGAAAATAGGTAAGTAAACTACAAGTATGATCACCTGGCCGAACACAGCGCTGTTCATCATTTTACCCGCGGAATGATTGACCTCCGCATCCATTTCCGTTTGATTCAATTGATCTTCACTTCTGAATTTAAATTTGTGTGCAACCTGGTGCATAACAGCCTCCACAATAATCACGGCTCCATCCACGATCAAACCAAAATCGAGCGCTCCCAGGCTCATCAGGTTTCCGCTCACACCAAATACATTCATTAAAATAACCGCGAATAACATGGATAAAGGAATCACTGATGCAACCAGTAATCCCGCCCTGAAATTTCCAAGAAACAACACCAGAACAAATACCACAATTAACGCCCCTTCCATCAAATTTTTCTCGACAGTGCCAATAGCATTGTTTACCATTTTGGTCCTGTCCAAAAAAGGCTCAAGCAAAACTCCTTCAGGCAACGTTTTTTGAATTTGAGAAATACGTTCCTTTACATTTTTAATTACTTCACTGCTGTTTGCGCCCTTTAACATCATTACAATAGCGCCGGCCACCTCCCCTTCATCGTTATAGCACATTGCTCCGTAACGTGTGGCATAACCGATCTGCACATCGGCTACATCCCTTATAAATAATGGTGTGCCATTTGAAGTCGCTTTGATCGATATGTTTTTAATATCCTCCATATTTCCGATCAACCCTTCACTTCTGATAAATAAAACTGTCGGTCCTTTTTCAATATATGCACCGCCTGTATTCTGATTATTTTTTTCCAACGCCGAAAAAATATCATTGATAGTTATATTATACGACTGCAGCTTATTAGGGTCAACAGCGATCTCATATTGCTTTAGCTTGCCTCCGAAACTATTTACTTCGGCTACTCCTTTAACTCCCAACAATTGCCGGCGAATGATCCAATCCT includes:
- a CDS encoding CusA/CzcA family heavy metal efflux RND transporter; translation: MLNKIIRFSIQNKLIVGLFVIALVVFGVYEATKLPIDAVPDITDNQVQVITVVPSFGATDIERLITFPIEQANNNISGLKEIRSFSRFGLSLVTIVFEDATDIYWARQQVAERLQKVQTQIPPGIGTPELGPVSTGLGEIYQYVVRAKDGYENKYNETELRTIQDWIIRRQLLGVKGVAEVNSFGGKLKQYEIAVDPNKLQSYNITINDIFSALEKNNQNTGGAYIEKGPTVLFIRSEGLIGNMEDIKNISIKATSNGTPLFIRDVADVQIGYATRYGAMCYNDEGEVAGAIVMMLKGANSSEVIKNVKERISQIQKTLPEGVLLEPFLDRTKMVNNAIGTVEKNLMEGALIVVFVLVLFLGNFRAGLLVASVIPLSMLFAVILMNVFGVSGNLMSLGALDFGLIVDGAVIIVEAVMHQVAHKFKFRSEDQLNQTEMDAEVNHSAGKMMNSAVFGQVIILVVYLPIFALQGIEGKMFRPMAQTVAFALLGAFTLSLTYIPMMSALFLSKKTKHKPNVSDRLMSSIERIYQKALSKVLRRPVVVLTTVITLFISAVITLTFLGGEFIPALEEGDFAVDTRVLTGSNLKTTIENTQKAAHILKTRFPEVEKVVTKIGSGEVPTDPMPMEASDMMVILKDKSEWKSAKTFNELAEKMGGALEDIPGITASFQFPVQMRFNELMTGARQDVVCKIFGENLDTLALYAQKLGGLINTVEGAKNLYVESVTGMPQVIVEYNRAAIAQYHLTIADVNRVINTAFAGQSTGLLFDGEKRFDIVVRLNTDRRKDLEDVRNLLIPAPNGVQIPLYQLAKTEIRNGPNQIQREDAKRRIIIGFNVRGRDVQSIVTELQQKVDRQIRFPSGYYLTYGGAFENLNAARQRLLIAVPVSLVLIFLLLFFAFNSVKQGLLIYSAIPLSAIGGVFFLALRGLPFSISAGVGFIALFGVAVLNGIVLIAEFNRLKSEGYVNLRRIVLTGTKVRLRPVLMTALVASLGFLPMAISNGAGAEVQRPLATVVIGGLVLATFLTLFVLPVLYILFEKGFKIKAKPGAAVVSLLLICLPGYTSLAQTPINLKSAIDTALKNNLNVKNERLRSEYQQKLIKSAAAIPQTNVIGEYGQLNSSYNDNRLGVSQSFNFPAVYINQKNLLTEDWNTAVLNISLKEEDTRRSVRRIFYTFLYLKEKEKLLLKNDSIYSVFLEKANLRFSKGESNILEKATAETQRGAIAVQLKQLRHDLEIVQLQFTLLLNTTVRLVPTEPDVKLNMVVSLDSTLVMQHPFLKIIEQQKKVSLINQKLERSKFLPDLNVGYYNMSMKGTGADNVIYNSSSRFQAMQVGVGIPLFFGAQRARLNASKISRSIADNTYLQELNALQAQYRSAVDQYRTNLTAVNYYETTGLKNSTLIFDTANKQFANGEINYLEWVMLTNQAISIRSGYLDAVNSLNESIIQINYLTTK